In Enterobacter sp. 638, a single window of DNA contains:
- the msrA gene encoding peptide-methionine (S)-S-oxide reductase MsrA — MSLFDKKQLVSQADALPGRNTPMPVATLHAVNNHSMTNVPDGMEIALFAMGCFWGVERLFWQLPGVYSTAAGYTGGYTPNPTYREVCSGETGHAEAVRIVYDPSVTRYEQLLQVFWENHDPAQGMQQGNDHGTQYRSAIYPLTPEQDAAARASLARFQDAMQAAGDHRTVTTEIANATPFYYAEDDHQQYLHKNPYGYCGIGGIGICLPPQLA; from the coding sequence GTGAGTTTATTCGACAAAAAGCAGCTTGTTTCTCAAGCCGATGCATTACCGGGACGCAACACTCCGATGCCAGTGGCGACGCTGCATGCCGTCAACAATCATTCAATGACCAACGTCCCGGATGGCATGGAAATCGCCCTTTTCGCGATGGGCTGTTTCTGGGGCGTCGAACGTTTGTTCTGGCAGCTACCGGGAGTTTACAGCACCGCAGCGGGCTATACTGGCGGCTATACGCCAAATCCGACCTATCGTGAAGTGTGCTCAGGTGAAACCGGCCACGCCGAAGCGGTACGCATCGTGTACGATCCGAGCGTTACCCGCTACGAACAATTATTACAGGTGTTCTGGGAAAACCACGACCCGGCCCAGGGAATGCAGCAGGGCAACGACCACGGGACGCAGTACCGTTCCGCGATTTATCCGTTAACGCCGGAACAGGACGCGGCCGCGCGCGCAAGTCTGGCGCGTTTCCAGGACGCCATGCAGGCGGCGGGTGACCATCGCACGGTGACCACGGAAATCGCCAATGCGACGCCGTTCTACTATGCAGAAGATGACCATCAGCAGTATCTGCACAAAAATCCGTACGGCTATTGCGGCATCGGTGGGATCGGCATTTGCCTGCCGCCACAGCTCGCCTAA
- the tamA gene encoding autotransporter assembly complex protein TamA: MPKIRQLCLVSLLLTSGVASAANVRLQVEGLSGTLEKNVRAQLSTIQSDEVTPDRRFRARVDDAIRDGLKALGYYEPTIDFDLRPPPAKGRQVLIARVSAGEPVLIGGTDVVLRGGARTDRDYLELLSTRPKIGTVLNHGDYDHFKKELTSVSLRKGYFDSQFTKSQLGVALERRQAFWDIDFDSGERYRFGDVTFEGSQIRDEYLQNLVPFKEGDYYQSKDLAELNRRLSATGWFNSVVVAPEFDKARKTKVLPLHGVVSPRTENTIETGVGYSTDVGPRVKATWKKPWMNSYGHSLTTSTSISAPEQQVDFSYKMPLLKNPLEQYYLVQGGFKRTDLNDTEQDSTTLAVSRFWDLSSGWQRAINLRWSLDHFTQANVTNTTMLLYPGVMISRTRSRGGLMPVWGDSQRYSIDYSNTAWGSDVDFSVVQAQNVWIRTLYDKHRFVMRGNLGWIETGDFERVPPDLRFFAGGDRSIRGYKYKSISPENEKGQLTGASKLATGSVEYQYNVSGKWWGAMFVDGGEAVNDIRKSDFKTGAGVGVRWQSPVGPIKLDFAVPVGDKDEHGLQFYIGLGPEL; encoded by the coding sequence GTGCCAAAGATCCGCCAGTTATGTTTGGTCAGTTTATTGCTGACAAGCGGAGTCGCCAGCGCGGCGAATGTCCGTTTGCAGGTTGAGGGGTTATCCGGGACGCTGGAAAAAAACGTGCGTGCGCAACTGTCGACCATCCAAAGCGACGAAGTCACGCCCGACCGGCGTTTTCGCGCGCGCGTGGATGATGCGATTCGCGATGGTTTAAAAGCGTTGGGTTACTACGAACCCACAATCGATTTCGATTTACGTCCGCCGCCCGCCAAGGGACGTCAGGTGCTGATCGCCCGTGTCTCGGCGGGGGAACCGGTGCTCATTGGCGGCACAGACGTTGTGCTTCGCGGCGGCGCGCGTACCGACCGCGACTATCTGGAACTACTGAGCACGCGGCCCAAAATCGGCACGGTGCTTAATCACGGCGACTACGACCACTTCAAAAAAGAACTCACCAGCGTATCGCTGCGCAAAGGCTATTTCGACAGCCAATTTACCAAAAGCCAACTGGGCGTGGCCCTCGAAAGACGTCAGGCGTTCTGGGATATCGATTTCGACAGCGGCGAGCGCTATCGTTTTGGTGATGTCACATTCGAAGGGTCGCAAATCCGCGATGAATATCTGCAAAACCTGGTGCCGTTCAAAGAGGGCGACTATTACCAGTCAAAAGACCTCGCTGAACTGAACCGCCGTCTCTCGGCGACCGGCTGGTTTAACTCGGTCGTCGTTGCACCTGAATTCGACAAAGCGCGTAAAACCAAAGTGTTGCCGCTGCATGGCGTGGTGTCTCCACGCACTGAGAACACCATTGAAACGGGTGTCGGGTATTCAACGGATGTCGGTCCGCGCGTCAAAGCCACATGGAAAAAACCGTGGATGAACTCCTACGGTCACAGCTTGACCACCAGCACCAGTATCTCCGCGCCGGAACAGCAGGTGGATTTCAGCTATAAAATGCCACTGCTGAAAAACCCGCTGGAACAATATTATCTGGTGCAGGGCGGTTTTAAGCGCACCGATTTAAACGATACCGAACAGGATTCCACCACGCTTGCCGTCTCTCGCTTCTGGGACCTCTCCAGCGGCTGGCAGCGCGCGATCAACCTGCGCTGGAGTCTTGACCACTTTACGCAGGCTAATGTCACTAACACCACAATGCTGCTTTATCCGGGCGTGATGATCAGCCGCACCCGTTCGCGCGGCGGCCTGATGCCGGTGTGGGGCGATTCCCAGCGTTATTCCATTGATTATTCGAACACGGCCTGGGGATCGGACGTCGATTTCTCGGTTGTGCAGGCGCAAAACGTCTGGATCCGCACTCTTTACGATAAACACCGATTCGTGATGCGCGGCAACCTCGGCTGGATTGAAACCGGTGATTTCGAGCGTGTGCCGCCGGATTTGCGCTTCTTTGCCGGCGGCGATCGCAGCATTCGTGGTTATAAATACAAATCCATCTCCCCAGAAAACGAGAAAGGGCAACTGACGGGGGCGTCCAAGCTGGCGACCGGCTCGGTGGAGTACCAATACAACGTCAGCGGAAAATGGTGGGGCGCGATGTTCGTCGACGGCGGCGAAGCGGTGAATGATATCCGCAAAAGTGATTTCAAAACCGGCGCGGGCGTCGGCGTGCGCTGGCAATCACCCGTAGGGCCAATCAAGCTTGATTTCGCCGTTCCGGTCGGGGACAAAGACGAGCACGGTTTACAGTTTTACATCGGTCTGGGGCCTGAATTATGA